CAAACGCTCCAATACAATAACCACAATGCAAATGtggagggaaaaaaatggattttgggACCAATTTCTTGGTCCCCACCCATACCCTAAAAAGAGGGAGCTGTCTTAAAAAAAGATGGTTTTTAATCGTTCGCATAGCCATGCGAACTGTGGAACCACCATTGAAGGCGGTGGAAGTTGTGGGAGCACTGCAATTTGTTGTCTTGGAATATTTATTGGACAGATTCGTATTCCCTTTTTCAAGATTATTGGTTAAGGAAAACGATAACATAGTAGAAAACATGATATCGAATGAACTAATCGGCGGCGGAGCATGTCTTCCCGCTCACATGTGATGGTTGCAAGGTGAGGTAGAGTAGATCTAAAAGATATTGAGGTGTGGGATCTGTTGGTGTTGTACATGTAGTCGGAGAGCCTATTGGGGCGCGGTGGCGCATGAAGGCACCGTGCTGAAGCAAACCACGCATGAGGGTCATGCGTCAGGAATTTTGGCGTGGTTTCGCGTTGTCCCAATAGATCTATAGCTGTAAGGTTGTATGGCGGGACACGTGTTGACTGTTGGTCATCGGAGTGCGATAGATTTGACCAAAATCGAACTAGTGGAGGGGAGAGAATAAAAACACTACCATGAAAGCCAAAGTATATACACAAAGCGGTATCAAGTGGAGTGGAGGGTGAGAAGGGATTTGAGTTTTCTAAAGAGAATGAAGCATTTCTCTTTCTAAAACCCATAGAACGCAGCTCTCCAAATAGAGATATTTTAAATGTAAGGAGACCTATTGAAACTTAGAAATATAGACATTCGTACCATCCATGCCAgaataaataaagtttttcaaaaaaccTGCTAATAGAAAAAGAACTACTAAGGATAAGAGACATAAGGCGAAACATAGAGGAAAAAATAGATCCTTTGCATATAAACCTACTTGATCTCGAATGTTATGGATTCTGGTACGTATTGTTACAatttgtacatatataaattatttctttttttttaatcataattaaacAGTAGacatacaaatattttaaatgtgaaATCATCTCTTATCTCAAAACAGTagacataaaaagaaatagatttaattatttttattatattattaatacacaTCCTCACGTGTGGACCAAACTCCCCTATCAATGTGTGATTCTAACAcgtaaactatttaattaaatgtgataGAATATAGAGACAGGATTCGAACTCAAGACTTCTATTCTGATACTATGTAAATTCATCACTTATTCTAGAATATCTTAaactgatgaaaaaatatatatttaattatttggatttaattattttattcttaacgTAAAACAGTACGAAGAAGGCAACAAATTCTATTAAACGAATAGTGTGGATTCGCGCGATAGTTATTGGAAAGTAGTCCCCCAAGGCCCAACGTTATCTCGGCCTTGTAACGACAATATTTTTCAGTTCTCTGTTTACAGGAAGTGGAAAAAACTGACAAGTGAAAGTTTCCAATAGAAAGTGGCTGGAGGATTGTTGGAGTGGCCTGTCCTCCTCCTCAGCCGGGCGCTGACCGCAGAGAATGGGATTTCAGTATCCATTCATATGATCACTTTGactgaaatttttgaaaaagaaaaacaaacagtTAACCAGTCATGTTAGCATGCCACATTACAAGGTGTTGGGTGCCTTTCTATGAGGATACTAAACAAACAAAGATCATGAAAACGAAgtctcaggaaaaaaaaaaatgaaagaggaaaaatagaaccgaaatttatcttatttttatcttattttacagATCTACAGTACAAACAACTGATTTGGTTAGAATTGAGGGAGAGATCCTTTCTAACTTATACTATGTGGTGAACTTCTCCAAGGCATAGCCCTTTAGACCCACCTCTACAGAGTAAATCTCAGTCCAGTGCACCGCATCCTCGGAAGTTTCTCTACACGAAACTGATTAAATCGCTGACTTTTCACCAGAGACTGTGGCctcaaaggattgtttgcacccatgaggtgtcaAATCTTGAACCTTTAAATGAGTGATATCCTAAGACCAAGGCCTCTCTAACTTACTAAGACCAAGGCCTCTCTAACTTATATTTAGTCTAagtaagataataaaaaatcatagttCCTGAATCCTGCCTTAAAATGCCATAATATTCAGGTAGATAGATAGATGAgatgcaaaaatatattaacaaagTTGGCATATTGTCAGAAGGACAAAACATAATTCCATATTACCAATATAAAACTGCTATAACAAGGAGACAAGACTGGCTAAACGACAATGCAAATACAGCAGGAAACTTCATCCATCCCTATCTTTTTTTTGTCCATAATTATAGCTAGACTTAAAAGATTGATAGCCACCACTCACATGGCCATCAGTTTGTCATGCCCATCCCATGTGCTCCCTCTTCAAAACATGCAAAAGACTCATGACCTTTCTATATCCAACTAACTTACATCTTATCATATTACTATTTCTTCTTTGCTACATAACAGCAATTGCATTCAACAATGAAACATATGTTATCGGAAACCTGTAACAGCAGCTTTTATTTGATATCTACCTGCAGAGTTGCAGTTACAATCTTTAACAAAAACCTGTTCAAAACCTGGTTTTGCAAGAGGAAAACTTTTGTTGCGTGGAAGACAGAAACATagacaaaaagacaaaaacaaaagaaaagaaagaaaaatttggCAAGCACTTATGCAGATATATATACctataaagatttaaaagataaaaaaaaaacagagaagaaaagataaaaaaaaaattacattcaagAATGCCAGATTCCACTCAACATTAAGCGGAATCTGTTCCTGGACAGCTTCTTGACAAGTCTCTTAGCATCGGAAACGTCGGCTTGTGCAAGTTTCTCTAAGTTTTCCATATACCCAGAAttgacaatttttcttttcacactATTGCAACTtgttaatgaaattaatatGGACAGCAGGAACCTTTTGCTACCTGAACGTTCTTCCTCTGAGTCAAGCAGTTGCAAGAGCAACCCAATATTCCGGTCATCCTGCACGAACCTCTTTCGATTTTTAGGGAGCAAGACCATGCCAGAGAGTGCCTCAGCTGCCATTTCCCGAACTTCAAATGACTTTGCATTGAGAAATTTAACAAGCTCAGGCATAAACCCCGCATCACCCATTGCTTTCTTGGCCTCCTCTGATGTCTCACTTAGCCTGAACGCCACCTTGAGTGCCAATTCCTGAACTGAAACATCCCCATATCGAATATAGTACATAAGCTGATCCACAAAACCATAATTCATCAAGCTTTTCACGGCACTCGTGGACGAGAAACACAAACTCTCAATTGCTCTCAATGCTATCTCCCGGGTTTTTAAGGAATAAGACCATTTAGGATCCACGACCCGTATTAATGTGCGAATGCCTCCATCTCTAATCACTATTTCCCTGATCAATTCATCTCCAAATGCTATAGTTTGAAGGAATTCAATAGCTATCATTTGCAAAGCTTCATCTTTAGACCTTGCAAGCTTGATACACATCGAAATAGCACCTTCTTCAATCAAAAACCGCTTTATTTCTTCAATTCCAATGAGATTTCTCAGTACCCCACAAGCAGGACCAACCAACTCTTTCTTGCAATCAACACCAGTACATAGTTTCAGCAGCGCAGTCACTCCACCGTGAGCCGA
This genomic interval from Juglans regia cultivar Chandler chromosome 3, Walnut 2.0, whole genome shotgun sequence contains the following:
- the LOC108990599 gene encoding vacuolar protein 8-like, with product MGEDKPDRSSPVPSAGMSSLRLALEILSSLILLSHSVKVFAAKWQSIRDKLEELNSSLIATENCEYSGQNTAVSGLASAILVTLNECYDLARRCVDLSYSGKLLMQSDLNVILTKLDRHVKDLSDMYAAGILTHGNALVVSKPGRGACRDDMRFYVRDLLTRMKVGDSGMKRQALVNLYEVVAEDEKYVKVMLEVDDVVNVLLNFLDSPDTEIQEESTKVVSVVAGFDSYKGVLTGAGAIAPLIRVLECGSDLAKEGSVRCLKKLTENSENSWSVSAHGGVTALLKLCTGVDCKKELVGPACGVLRNLIGIEEIKRFLIEEGAISMCIKLARSKDEALQMIAIEFLQTIAFGDELIREIVIRDGGIRTLIRVVDPKWSYSLKTREIALRAIESLCFSSTSAVKSLMNYGFVDQLMYYIRYGDVSVQELALKVAFRLSETSEEAKKAMGDAGFMPELVKFLNAKSFEVREMAAEALSGMVLLPKNRKRFVQDDRNIGLLLQLLDSEEERSGSKRFLLSILISLTSCNSVKRKIVNSGYMENLEKLAQADVSDAKRLVKKLSRNRFRLMLSGIWHS